The genomic region CCCCACCTGACCTGAAGAAATCAGAGAGGTGACGGTGATCAGGCTGCGGTCGCGTGGCGCAAGGCCGGGACGGAGCCAGAGGTCCTTGAACAATACGCCGTTCGTATATTCCACTACGCCTTGCGACACGGCCCCGACGGTCTGCTCGACGCCCTTGGCGCGCTCGGCGTCCGCGGCCTCGTCCAGCGGAAGCGGAGTAGCAGATGCTTCCGGAAGCTGGTCCGCCCCAATCCCGCGGGCGGAGAACACCTGCTTGGCTACCGCGACAGCGCCCGTCGCGTTGGCCCATCCGGAATAGAAGGCGAGATGGGTGATGATTTCGGAGAGCTCCGCAGGCGTTACGCCGTTGTCGAGCGCGAGATTGAAGTGATACGGCATCTCGACAGGCTGGTTGCGGGCGATCAACACTGCAACAGTGATCACGCTACGATCGCGCGGGGAGAGGCCCGGACGCTTCCACAGGTCACCGAGCAGAATGCCCTGGGGTGTATTTCGCAAGCGCCGGTGAAACGGCCTGCACGTCTTCCATGCTGACGGGGGCAGACGCGAACCGTTGCTTGTCGTCCTCGCCCAGAGCGGGCACCGAGGCGGCGAGGGTCATGGAGAGCGCCGTGGCGGCTAGCTTGTTCATATCCGGATCCTTTTCGACAGCAATGAACGGAGAGACGAGAAAGCGTCGTCGACCGTAAAGGTGGAGCGGCCTCATTGCAGGATTAGATGCTATCTTCTGATAGGACTTATGTGCGCCACGCATAAAAGCCCTCACTGCACGTGAGTGGTCATCCATGGCCAACCCGGATCTGAACGGGGCCTTTTGAAGATCAGGTCGGGCTTGCCCTCGATCTCCGGGACGACCTTTATGCATAGGAGTTCGAGAAGAATGGCCGGAGCATGAACGTCCGTATCGACGGCACCGCGTCTTCAACTCCGCTACCGACCTAGGTGATCGCCTACGCTCCCTTTCAGATCCCCACGCGCTTCATGTGTTCTTCCGGATACCGGGCGCCGTGGATCCGAATGTCCGAAGCTTCGATCTCGTAGAGGTCTTCCGCAGATAACTGGACGCCGAGCGAGCCGACGTTCTCGTCGAACCTCTCGAGCTTGCGCGTGCCGAACAACGGCACGATCCATGGCTTTCGTGCCAACAGCCACGCCAGCGCGACCTGGGCGGGCGTCGCGCGGTGGCGGTCCGCGATGTGCGCCAGCAGTTCGACCAGCTTCCGGTTTGCCTCACGCGCTTCCGGAGCGAAGCGGGGAACGCTGTTGCGCATGTCGGATTTATCGAAGGCAGTGTCGACGTCGATCTTGCCAGTCAGGAATCCTTTGCCAAGCGGGCTGAACGGAACCAGGCCGATGCCAAGTTCCTCCAGCGTCGGAATGACTTCAGCCTCCGGTTCGCGCGTCCATAAGGAATATTCGCTCTGCAGCGCCGCCACCGGCTGAACGGCATGGGCGCGACGGATCGAACTCGCTCCGGCCTCGGACAGGCCGAACCAGCGGACCTTGCCTTCCGCGATGAGATCCTTAACCACGCCCGCGACATCCTCCATCGGCACCTCGGGATCGACGCGATGCTGATAGAGCAGGTCGATATGATCAGTGCGGAGACGCTTCAGGCTCCCTTCGACGGCGCGCCGGATGTGATCGGGCTTGCTGTTGACGCCGCCATGGTGGACGCCGGTATCGGCATCAATGTCCCAGCCGAACTTGGTGGCGATCTTCACCTGATCGCGGAGCGGTTCCAATGCCTCACCGACCATATCCTCGTTGGTGAACGGACCGTAGACCTCCGCAGTGTCGAAGAAGTCCATCCCGCGTTCGACGGCCCTCCGGAGAAGCCGGATCATGTCGTCGCGGTCGCCAAGTTCGCGGGCCTTGCCATAGCCCATGGCACCGAGCGAAAGCGCCGAGACCTCGAGTCCCTGTCCAAGCATACGTTTCTGCATGTCGTGCTCTCCTTCAGGAGCGGGGCGTGATCCCACGACGTCGGATCATACTCCAAGGCTTCGGTCTCAAGCTTTAGGTATGTCAGCGTAGCCGTGAGTGTATGCGGCTTTCCTGCTAGGACTTATGAATGTGGCGCATGAATGCCACCGAGGCCCTCACGCATGTGTGGTCCGGATCACGCAGAGCAAGAACGCGATCTGCCATCGATTTGAAGGCACGATGTGCTTTATGCCGTGTGGAAGACTGCTATGGCTGAGGCGCGAGCAGGGCTTACAATGATTGTTCTGCCATCAAAGCAGGTTGAGAGGATTGTACGGGTTGGCCGGGGCAAACTCGTTGGTCCAGGCTCGCTTGTGGATTTCCCACGGCGAAGCATCTGCCTCACGCGGCGGTAACCTTATCGGGATCAATATCCACGCCGAACGGTCGGTTCGCGAAATCCGGAGAGGTCTGCATTTGCTCGATGGATGTCCAGTTTTCCTCGAATTCGCCGAAGTTGCTGACGTTGAGCTCGATAAAGTTTCGGTCAGGATCCTCGTAGTAGAATGCGGTCTGCGCCCCCTCGTCGACGGCAAGCACCGGGACGATGCCGAGAGGCTTCAGCCGGGCATAAGTGCCGAGGAGCTCATCGAGCGTGCGGTACGCAAAGGCAACATGCTGAAGGCGTGTATGGCGTGAACGCTCGTCGAACTCTTTCAGCAAAACCCCTTTCATACGGCAAATCAGATCGTTCATATGACGGGCCTTTCTGCGCCGACTGTCAATGCAGCGCTCGCTGACTTGGAGCGTTTGGGGATTGTCGACGAGGTGACAGGTCGCAAGCGTGGCCGTGTTTTCAGCTACCCTAGATATCCCGCAATCTTAAGCGAAGGCACTGATCCCCCTGCCTGCGACGTGACTAAATCACCGGTCGCAAGTTCGAATCTCTTCAAGGCGCTCCTTGTTGGTCTGAGCGTGAGAACATTCGCGTGTTCGTGCAACGGGCAACGATTTCATGGAAATCGCAAAGGGGACGCAACTTGCAAAATATCCCAGTCTCCTACACTCTCCCGTTGCGAGCGGGGGAGGGAACTATGGGATTTGTCGATATAAGCGGACAGGTGGATGTCTTCCAATATTGGCCGCACGGCGGCTCTGATGTTGACACACTGAAATTCGTCCCCGACTTGGCGACGGCCACCTACCACTCGGACGGCGGCCCAGTGAATGTCAGGACATTCTTCGAGCGCGGCGGCGCGGTTCAAGCCCTATTCCGAGCCACGCCGTAAGTCAGGGCGAGCGCGCCGACCAGAACCGCACCTTTGATGAAATCCTGCGTGTAGTAAGGTGCATTGAGCATGGTCATTCCGTTGAGCAACACACCGACGAACACCGCGCCGACGATGGTGCCGACGACGTTCGGACGGCGCAGGCCGAGCACGGCGAAGCCAATCAAAGCGGCCGCCACCGAATCCATCAGCAACGATCCGCCCGAGGAAACGTCACCGCGCCCGACACGCGCAGCCACGATAATCCCGCCCAAGGCGGCGAGGGCGCCCGATACGACATAGGCGATCGTCTTGATGCGTGACGTGTCGGCTCCGGCGAGACGCGTTGCCATTTCGTTGCCGCCCGTGGCGAACAGCAACCGGCCGAAACGGGTGCGTTCGGTTAGGATGAACAGGAGTGCCGCGACGATGAGCATGAGGAGCACCGGCAACGGCACCGTTTCCAGGAAACTTGACCGTCCAATCATCAGAAACAGCGGATCGATCTTGCCGGATGCCTTCGATCCATCCGGAAGGATAAGCCCAACCGATATCGAGCGCCCTGCCGTGGGAATAAGCTGAAGCCCAGCCAGTAGAAACATCGTCGCGAGCGTTGCCAGAAGGTCTGGTACCTTCAACTTGACGATGAGAAACGCGTTCGCAAAACCAACGAGCGCGCCAAAGGCGAGCACAAGGGCAGTTGTTTCTAGCGCGCCGAGGCCAAGGACGATCATCAAATAGCTTGCCGCCATGACGCTCGATGCTGCAACCGCGCCGACCGACAGGTCAAAGCCGCCGATCGCCAGTGTCACCGTGACGCCCGCGCCGATGATGGCGACGACGGACACGGATTGCAGGATGCTCATCAGATTGGCGAGCGTCATGAAGGCTGGCTGTGCGACCGAAAAGACCACGATGACCCCGCCGAGAAGCAGGAAGACCGAGCCGCGTCTTACGGCCTCGCGCAGGATTTCAAGAGGCTGCGCCGGTCGATGCGCCTGAAGTTCGTTGTGGCTTGCGGTCATGCGGTCAACTGTCCTTCTGGCGCATACATTGCATCGTCGGCCCCTTCAAAGAGGCTGTGATTGGAAATATGAACCATGCGATCTGCAACCTCATATGCCTCCTCCGGATCGGAGGTCGCGATCAGGGTGGCGCGGTCGCGATGGTCGCGAAGGATGTGGATAATGTCTTGCCGGGCGCCGACATCCACGCCTTGAAACGGCTCGTCAAGGAGCAGGAGCCGGCTGGGTTCGGCTTCCCATCGGGCAAGGACGGCCTTCTGCTGGTTGCCGCCCGAGAGCGACCATATGGAAGCCCGCGGACCTTGCGCCTTGATGCCGAGTCGCCGGATGGCCGCCACGGCCTCGCGCGTCTCCCGGCCGGAGTAAAGAAAACCCGATGGATACCATCGCTTGAGATGCGGAAGGCTGATCGTTGCAGCCAGGCTTTCGCCCGGCCACCCAGCGGGAATGAGCGATGACCGGTGGCGGTCTTCGGCGGCCATGACAACCCCCGCCGCGATGGCTTCCGCCGGGCCGGCGGGGTGGTAGGCGCGCCCGTCGAGACGCATGCTGCCTGCTGCAAGCGCGCCTCTTCCGAAGATCGCCGACAGGAGGCGGCTCTTGCCAGCGCCGAGGACGCCGGTGATCGCCACCACTTCACCTTCGTGAACAGTAAAATCAAACGGCCGGCTGCCGGGTAGAAGTACCGCCTGTTTCAGTTCAAGGACGGGGCGGCCGGATAGTGCCCTTCGGTCAGGACGTGCCGATTTCAGTGGCCGGCCAATCATCGTTTCGATGGCGGCCCCAAAATCGATGGGACGCGTAAAAGTGCCGACATCCCGGCCGCCGCGCAGCACCACCACGTGATCGGCGAGAGACATGAGATCGGTGGTTCGATGGGAGATATAAAGGATCGCAATGCCGCGCGACTTCAGCACGCGCAAGAATGTGTAAAGGCGTTGGCTCTCGTTCGATGACAGACTTGCCGTCGGCTCATCGAGAATAAGCAGTTCGGCCTTGTTGGAAAGAGCGCGCGCAATGGCGACGAGTTGGCGATCTGCGGTGCCGAGATCGCCAAAGCGGCGCTCGAGCGGTAGCGTGATGCCGACTTCATCGAGAATGCGCGCGGCTGCACGGCGAACCGAAGCGGCAGACAGGAAAAAAGGCTCCCGCCCGTCGACGTAACGATCGAGCAGAAGCGCGTCGGCCACCGTCAGATCGGGAATACCAACAACATCCGTTGATTGGTGCACGGTCACTACGCCGCTGCGGGCTGCCTCGGCGGGGCTATTGGGCTGAAAGAGGGCGCCTTTCCAAAAAATGATGCCGCTGTCGGCGCGGTGGACACCGGAGAGTACCTTGACGAGTGTCGATTTACCCGCGCCGTTCGCGCCCATCAGCGCGACGATCTCTCCCGCCTGCAGCGAAAGGGACGCATCGGCCAGGGCAAGGGTTGAGCCGAACGAAAGGGAAAGAGACTGGATGTCGAGCAGGGGCATCACGTTACGGGTTCCGAACCTTCGCCTTTTTCGTATCCTAGTAAGCGGCCGAGACAAGGTGCGGCATGCGATAGTTGATAAATTTTGTAGAAAATATTTCCCGGCAACGCATTGCTCATAAGTGAGGGCTCGTTCCTGGTTATTGGGCCGCCCGGCAAAATTAGTTCGCTCACGTCCATTTTGGCGCGAATTATTATTTATAAAAATTGTAGACTATATGGATGATTGGTATTGCCGATAACCGCTTTCAATGGGGACGCTTTACATGAATCCGATCGTTCGTTTCGCACTCGCTTCTTTTGCCGCACCACTGGCCATTGCGTTGCCGGCACTTGCTGACGGATTGAAAGGTGCGCCTGCACCGTTCGATAAAGGCGGGGTCAAGGTTGCGCTCATCAGCTACATCTCGGCCGGTGATTTTTTTCAGGCCTGTCAGGCGGGCGCGGAAGCGCAGGCAAAATCTCTCGGCATCGACCTGCGCATCTTTGCCGGCCGCCAGGATGCCGGCGAGCAGCGGGAACAAATCCTTCAAGCGATCAACCTCGGTGTCGAGGGTATCGTGATCGACCACGGTCTTCCCGAGTCGTTGAGCGACGTGGTCGATCAGGCGCTCGCAAAGAATATCAAGGTCGTTGCCTTCGACGTTAATCTGAACAATCCCAAGATTCCGCAGGTCGAGCAGTCCGATCATCGCCTTGCACAACTCGCGCTCGACCAGGCGATCAAGGACAACGGCAACAGCTTCAAGGCCGGTTACGTCTATGTTGCAGGCTTCGCACCGCTCGACCGGCGCAATGAGATCTGGGACAAGGTCAAGGCTGCCAATCCGGATATCGCCGAGACGGTTCGCTTTGGCAACGTCAGCGACACGACGGCCGTGACAACCGCAGACCAGGCGAAGGCAGCGCTGCGCGCCAATCCCGATATCTCCGTCGTCTTTGCGCCCTACGACGAATTCGCGCGTGGTGTCAAACTGGCGCTGACCGATCTGGGCCTCGCCGAGAAGGTGAAAATCTATTCGGCCGATATATCGACGGCAGACATTCAGGAGATCACCGAACCGGGCAGTCCTTGGATCGCAACTGCTGCAACCAACCCTGCCGTTGTCGGCGCGGTCTCGATTCGGGCTGCTGCCTTGCAGATCGCAGGGGAGACCGTTCCGCAAAATATCGTGGTCGAGCCGGTGCTCCTGACCCAGGACCAACTCCGCTCAGCGAACGTTCAGACGATTGAGGATCTCGCCAAGAAGATCCCCGCCTTCTCCACGAGTGCGGCTGCGACGGCCGACTGGATACCCGCCGCTGCGTTTTGACAGATGGCCGTCTGTCGCGCGCGCCCGGTGAGACCGGAATGATAGGCTTAAACCCGGGCAAACGCCGGTTAGGCGTTTGCCCATCGCTGTGTTCGGGATCAATGCGTTGGCTTCCGGCATTTCCTCAAGCCCCGGTTTTTGAGTGACGATTTTCTCCTTGGCGATCGCAAACGAAATCTCCTTCCTCGCGACAGATAAAGACTACTGAAACTATAGACAATATATTCTTGATCACTGGAGATGGGCATGAGCGAAAAATCAATTCTGGGCAGGTTCGCCCGCCGGGATATTTTGAAATGGTCGGCGGTCGCCGGGGCGGCAGCTGCGGGCACAACGCTGCTCAGCGGCACGGTCGCCTTCGCTGCTGAAGAGGGATCGCTGAAAGGTAAGCGCATCGGCATCAGCACCGCTGGAACCGATCATTTTTTTGACCTCCAGGCCTATAATGCCCAGATCGAAGAGGTGAAGCGTCTTGGTGGAGAACCAATCGCCGTCGATGCTGGCCGCAATGACGGCAAGCTCGTTTCCCAACTCCAGACGCTGATTGCTCAGAAGCCGGATGCGATCGTCCAGCTTCTTGGGACCCTGACGGTCATCGATCCCTGGCTGAAGAGGGCACGGGAAGCCGGCATCCCGGTATTGACCATCGATGTCGGATCGACCAATTCGCTGAACAACTCGACCTCGGACAATTGGGGGATCGGAAAAGATCTCGCTTTGCAGCTGGTCTCGGATATTGGGGGCGAGGGTAATATCGTCGTCTTCAACGGCTTCTACGGCGTGACGCCCTGTGCGATCCGTTACGACCAACTCGTCAACGTCGTGAAATATTTCCCGAAGGTCCAGATCATTCAGCCGGAACTGAGGGACGTCATTCCGAACACGGTACAGGACGCCTTCGCACAGGTGACCGCGATCCTCAACAAGTATCCGGAGAAGGGATCGATCAAGGCGATCTGGTCGGCCTGGGATATTCCGCAGCTCGGCGCCACGCAGGCGCTCGTCGCCGCCGGCCGCACCGAGATCAAGACGTACGGCGTCGACGGCAGTCCGGAGGTGTTGCAGCTCGTTGCCGATCCGAACTCGCCGGCTGCTGCGGACGTTGCCCAGCAGCCAGCCGAGCTTGGTCGTACCGCCATCCGCAATGTCGCGCGCCTGCTGGCAGGCGAAACGCTGCCGCGTGAGACCTATGTTCCGGCTCTCCTTGCGAACAAGGGCAATGTCGGCGAGGTCTCCAAGAAACTTGGCATCGGCTGATCCTCCCAAGCCATGCCCGGACCGCGGCGTTTGTGCCGCGGTCTGTCTCAATTCACCCAGCCAAGGAGGATTTCATGACGGCTGCGACGGACGCGATCATCCGGCTGACGGGGATCGAAAAGAGTTTCGGCGGCGCAAGAGCGCTTTCGGGCGTGTCGTTTGCCGTGGCGCGCGGTACGGTGCACGGGCTGGTCGGGCAGAACGGGGCCGGAAAGTCAACCTTAATCAAACTGCTCGCCGGCCTGCACAAAGCGGACGCGGGCGTGATCGAATTCGATGGCCGGTCTTACGAGCGCTTGACGCCGCATCTTGCCGAAGAGCTTGGAATCCACTTCATCCATCAGGACCGGTTGCTGGTGCCGACCTTTACTGTCGGAGAGGCGCTCTTTCTCGGCCGCGAGCTGCGCATTGCCGGCACGCCTTTTCTCGATCGCCGCCTCATGCAACGCCGTGCCGCCGAAGTTCTGGACAGATATTTCGGCTTGCGCCTGCCCAATTCCACTTTGATCGCCGAGCTTTCGACCGCGGAAAAGCAGATCATCCAGATCACCCGCGCGCTCTTGAATGCGCCGAAGGTGCTTGTGTTCGACGAGCCGACGGCGGCGCTTGTCCGGCGTGAGGCCGATATCCTCTTCAAGCTGATCCGCAGGTTGCGTGAGGACGGCATCACCGTCATCTACATCTCTCATTATCTCGGTGAGATCGAAGGGCTGTGCGACACGGTGACGGTGCTGCGCAATGGCCGAGACGTCGCGACCGTTCGCGTTTCTGAAGCCACGGCCGCCGAAATCGCCGGGCTGATGGTCAACCGTGAGGTCGGCGAGCTCTACCCCAAGCGCCAGAGCGTTTTGGGCGAGACGCTGTTGCGCGTCGAAGGCTTGTCTTTGCCGGGACACTTCAGCGGGATTGATCTGACCATGCGCCGAGGCGAGATTCTGGGCCTTACGGGGCTGCTTGGCTCTGGCGCGAAGGAACTGATGCGGGCGCTGTTCGGTCTGGAAGCCGTGGCAGAGGGCTTTGTCGAGGTGGAAGGCAAAACCGTGTTGGCGGCGAGCCCGGCGCAAGCCGCGCGCCGTCGGATCGCTCTCGTACCGGAGGACCGGCGCCGCCACGGCGTAGCGCTGGACCTTAGTGTCGCAGAGAACACGACGCTCGCCAGTCTCGGCCGCTTTACGCGCGCCGGTCTTCTCGATACTCGCGCCGAAAACGCCGAAGCCGATAGGCTGATGAAGCGGCTCCAGATCAAGGCCGAGAGCCGCGAGGCTCTGGTGCGAACGCTGTCCGGCGGCAACCAGCAGAAGGTAGCGATCGCCAAATGGCTGAGCCGTCATTCCGAGATCTATCTGCTCGACGAGCCGACGGTCGGGGTCGATATCGCTGCAAAAGCAGAGATCTATTCATTGGTTGCAGAGCTCGTGGAGCGCGGCGCCGGCGTTCTCGTCCTCTCATCCGACTTGCCGGAACTTCTGGGAATCACCGATCGCATCCTTGTTCTTTTCCGCGGCCGCATCGTCCGCGAATTTGTCTCGAAAGATACGGCAGTCGATGAGGTGCTTGCGAAGGTAACCGGTTCATCGGAGGAGCTTCGTCATGCTGGTTGACGCCGCACTCAGTCCCGCGGACAACACGACCGTCACACAGCCGTCCCGTGCGCCGGCTGGACGGTTTAGCCGCCGTCTGACGACATTGATACTTCGGGGCGGCTCGCTTGCGGTTTTCGCGGCCGTGCTGATTTTTTTCTCCGTCTCTGCGCCTTACTTTCTTTCGCTCGGCAATGTCGGCAACGTGCTGGCGCAATCGGCAATCGCCGGAGTGCTTGCAGTGGGGCTTACCGTCGTCATCATCGCAGGCGGCGGCAATGTCGTCACTGGCGGTATCGATCTTTCGCTGGCGGCCAATATGGGGTTCAGCGCCGCAGTTTACGCCGCGCTTTCGCAGGCGGGACACGGGGATGCAGTAGCGGTGGCCGGCGCGCTTGCATCCGGGATTGCCATCGGCACGGTCAATGCCTTGGCAATCACCCTTGCCGGGATCATTCCGCTGCTCGCGACACTCGGAGTGATGAATATCGTCGCCGGGCTGGAGCTCGTCCTGACCCAGAACACGGTCATCCCCGCAACCGGCGACCTTTTGACGGTCCTCTCCGGCATTGGTCCGTTCGACGTGCCTGCGCTTGCCTACGTGCTGATCGGCTTTGCGGCGGTTGTCGCGCTCGTGGTGCAGGCAACGCCACTCGGCCTACGGCTATACGCCGTTGGCGAGTTTCCTGAGGCAGCGCGGGCTTCCGGCCTTTCCATCCGGCCTTTTATCGTCGGCTCGTTTGTCTTCAGTGGTCTGTGCGGCGGCATCGCCGGCATACTCTCCGTCTCTTATCTCAGCGGTAGCTCGACAGGGGCGGGAGAGTTTCTTTTGCCGGTGATCGTTATCGCATTGCTCGGCACCGTGTTTTCGCGGCGCCTGGTGCCGACGATCACAGGCACGCTGCTTTCCGCGCTTTTCGTCGGCTTCCTCGTTAACGGCTTCCAGTTACTCAATCTGTCGAGCACTCTCGTCAGCGGCATCCAAGGCGTTCTGATCCTGATCGTCGTTTCTGCAACAACGCTTTTGCGGAAACAGGAGACCCGCACATGAGCACGGTCCTCTCAGACGTAGGCGGATTCAACACTTCGAGCGCCGTGCTTCGCAAGGTGGCGCGCTACGCGCTCGTTGTGGCTCTCCTTGCCGTTTTTGCCGTCTTCTCCATTGCCGCCCCTGGTTTTCTGACGACGGCGAACCTGCTGAGCATTCTCGTCAACAATTTCACCCTGCTTGCTATTGTCGCCATCGCGATGACATTCGCGGTATCTGCGGGCGGCATCGATCTGTCGGTCGGGACGGCGATCGATTTTGCAAGCTTTGCCTTCGTCTCGCTGGTCCTTGCCGGCCAGCCGGTGGCCCTGGCACTCGCTGCCGGCATCGGCGCCGGCGCCCTCGTAGGAATCCTCAATGCGGCATTGATTTCCGGTATCGGGATTTCACCATTTCTTGCCACGCTCGGCACTCTTTTCATCGGACGCAGTGTGCAGCAGTTGCTGACCAATGGCGGAAACCCCGTTTATCTGCCGCCGGCGGGCGTGCCGGAGAGCTTCCGGTTCCTCGGCCGTGGGATCGTCGGCGGCATGCCGGTACCGCTCCTCATTGCCGCGGCCGTCATTCTCGTTGCTTTCGTGATCCTGACACGGAGCCGTTTTGGCCGCGTCGTGCTTTCGGCCGGAATCGCAGCGGGTGTGGTGCGCTATTCCGGTATCCCGCTTCGCTCGTACATCGCCGTCACCTACGTCCTCGTTTCGGCTATCGCCGCCATCGCCGGTCTCGTCCTCACCTCGACCGTGACGGTCTACATTCCGTCCTCGGGCAACGCTTTCCTGCTCAACGCTATCGGCGCGACCTTCATCGGCACGACCTTGAGCCGCCATGGACGGCCAAATGTCGCGGGAACCGTGCTCGGCGTGCTCCTCCTGAGCATCGTCGCCAACGGATTGCTTCTGACCGGCCTTAATTTTTACTGGCAGCAGGTTGGCACCGGACTCCTGATCTTCGCCGTCCTCGCCGTCAGTTTCGCCAATCGTAAAGCTGCCGTTGGGGTGTGAAGCCCGGCTAGCATGGAGGTTCTTATTCATGTCTCAAGTTTCCCTTTTGAATGCCACGCCCCTGTCCGCTGCGAGAATTGCAAGCGAGGAGGAAGCACTGGCCGTTGCGCGCGAACTGGCGGCAGAATTTTCCGAAGGGGCAAGCGAACGGGACCGGGAGCGGATCCTGCCTTACCGGGAGCTTGAGCGGCTGGCAAAGTCTGGTCTGCTCGCGATAACGGTTCCCGTCGAATATGGCGGCATTGACGTGTCCAATGCCGTCTTGGCCGAGGTAACGGCAATCCTTGCGGAAGCAGACGGTTCTATCGGTCAGATTCCGCAGAACCATTTCTATATCCTGGAGGCCCTTCGCCACGACGGCACCGAAGACCAGAAACGCTTCTATTTCGGGCGGGCGCTTGCCGGAGACAAATTCGGCAACGCGCTGTCGGAAACCGGGACCAGGACCGTTGGTCATTATAAGACCCGCATCACGACCGATGGCCCCGGCTTCCGTATCAATGGCCGCAAGTTCTATTCGACGGGCGTGCTTTTCGCCGACTGGATAGCCATTTTTGCCCTCAACGAGGACGAA from Rhizobium gallicum bv. gallicum R602sp harbors:
- a CDS encoding aldo/keto reductase, which gives rise to MQKRMLGQGLEVSALSLGAMGYGKARELGDRDDMIRLLRRAVERGMDFFDTAEVYGPFTNEDMVGEALEPLRDQVKIATKFGWDIDADTGVHHGGVNSKPDHIRRAVEGSLKRLRTDHIDLLYQHRVDPEVPMEDVAGVVKDLIAEGKVRWFGLSEAGASSIRRAHAVQPVAALQSEYSLWTREPEAEVIPTLEELGIGLVPFSPLGKGFLTGKIDVDTAFDKSDMRNSVPRFAPEAREANRKLVELLAHIADRHRATPAQVALAWLLARKPWIVPLFGTRKLERFDENVGSLGVQLSAEDLYEIEASDIRIHGARYPEEHMKRVGI
- a CDS encoding VOC family protein; this translates as MNDLICRMKGVLLKEFDERSRHTRLQHVAFAYRTLDELLGTYARLKPLGIVPVLAVDEGAQTAFYYEDPDRNFIELNVSNFGEFEENWTSIEQMQTSPDFANRPFGVDIDPDKVTAA
- a CDS encoding ABC transporter permease, whose translation is MTASHNELQAHRPAQPLEILREAVRRGSVFLLLGGVIVVFSVAQPAFMTLANLMSILQSVSVVAIIGAGVTVTLAIGGFDLSVGAVAASSVMAASYLMIVLGLGALETTALVLAFGALVGFANAFLIVKLKVPDLLATLATMFLLAGLQLIPTAGRSISVGLILPDGSKASGKIDPLFLMIGRSSFLETVPLPVLLMLIVAALLFILTERTRFGRLLFATGGNEMATRLAGADTSRIKTIAYVVSGALAALGGIIVAARVGRGDVSSGGSLLMDSVAAALIGFAVLGLRRPNVVGTIVGAVFVGVLLNGMTMLNAPYYTQDFIKGAVLVGALALTYGVARNRA
- a CDS encoding sugar ABC transporter ATP-binding protein, whose translation is MPLLDIQSLSLSFGSTLALADASLSLQAGEIVALMGANGAGKSTLVKVLSGVHRADSGIIFWKGALFQPNSPAEAARSGVVTVHQSTDVVGIPDLTVADALLLDRYVDGREPFFLSAASVRRAAARILDEVGITLPLERRFGDLGTADRQLVAIARALSNKAELLILDEPTASLSSNESQRLYTFLRVLKSRGIAILYISHRTTDLMSLADHVVVLRGGRDVGTFTRPIDFGAAIETMIGRPLKSARPDRRALSGRPVLELKQAVLLPGSRPFDFTVHEGEVVAITGVLGAGKSRLLSAIFGRGALAAGSMRLDGRAYHPAGPAEAIAAGVVMAAEDRHRSSLIPAGWPGESLAATISLPHLKRWYPSGFLYSGRETREAVAAIRRLGIKAQGPRASIWSLSGGNQQKAVLARWEAEPSRLLLLDEPFQGVDVGARQDIIHILRDHRDRATLIATSDPEEAYEVADRMVHISNHSLFEGADDAMYAPEGQLTA
- a CDS encoding substrate-binding domain-containing protein, which encodes MNPIVRFALASFAAPLAIALPALADGLKGAPAPFDKGGVKVALISYISAGDFFQACQAGAEAQAKSLGIDLRIFAGRQDAGEQREQILQAINLGVEGIVIDHGLPESLSDVVDQALAKNIKVVAFDVNLNNPKIPQVEQSDHRLAQLALDQAIKDNGNSFKAGYVYVAGFAPLDRRNEIWDKVKAANPDIAETVRFGNVSDTTAVTTADQAKAALRANPDISVVFAPYDEFARGVKLALTDLGLAEKVKIYSADISTADIQEITEPGSPWIATAATNPAVVGAVSIRAAALQIAGETVPQNIVVEPVLLTQDQLRSANVQTIEDLAKKIPAFSTSAAATADWIPAAAF
- a CDS encoding sugar ABC transporter substrate-binding protein, with the protein product MSEKSILGRFARRDILKWSAVAGAAAAGTTLLSGTVAFAAEEGSLKGKRIGISTAGTDHFFDLQAYNAQIEEVKRLGGEPIAVDAGRNDGKLVSQLQTLIAQKPDAIVQLLGTLTVIDPWLKRAREAGIPVLTIDVGSTNSLNNSTSDNWGIGKDLALQLVSDIGGEGNIVVFNGFYGVTPCAIRYDQLVNVVKYFPKVQIIQPELRDVIPNTVQDAFAQVTAILNKYPEKGSIKAIWSAWDIPQLGATQALVAAGRTEIKTYGVDGSPEVLQLVADPNSPAAADVAQQPAELGRTAIRNVARLLAGETLPRETYVPALLANKGNVGEVSKKLGIG
- a CDS encoding sugar ABC transporter ATP-binding protein, encoding MTAATDAIIRLTGIEKSFGGARALSGVSFAVARGTVHGLVGQNGAGKSTLIKLLAGLHKADAGVIEFDGRSYERLTPHLAEELGIHFIHQDRLLVPTFTVGEALFLGRELRIAGTPFLDRRLMQRRAAEVLDRYFGLRLPNSTLIAELSTAEKQIIQITRALLNAPKVLVFDEPTAALVRREADILFKLIRRLREDGITVIYISHYLGEIEGLCDTVTVLRNGRDVATVRVSEATAAEIAGLMVNREVGELYPKRQSVLGETLLRVEGLSLPGHFSGIDLTMRRGEILGLTGLLGSGAKELMRALFGLEAVAEGFVEVEGKTVLAASPAQAARRRIALVPEDRRRHGVALDLSVAENTTLASLGRFTRAGLLDTRAENAEADRLMKRLQIKAESREALVRTLSGGNQQKVAIAKWLSRHSEIYLLDEPTVGVDIAAKAEIYSLVAELVERGAGVLVLSSDLPELLGITDRILVLFRGRIVREFVSKDTAVDEVLAKVTGSSEELRHAG
- a CDS encoding ABC transporter permease; its protein translation is MLVDAALSPADNTTVTQPSRAPAGRFSRRLTTLILRGGSLAVFAAVLIFFSVSAPYFLSLGNVGNVLAQSAIAGVLAVGLTVVIIAGGGNVVTGGIDLSLAANMGFSAAVYAALSQAGHGDAVAVAGALASGIAIGTVNALAITLAGIIPLLATLGVMNIVAGLELVLTQNTVIPATGDLLTVLSGIGPFDVPALAYVLIGFAAVVALVVQATPLGLRLYAVGEFPEAARASGLSIRPFIVGSFVFSGLCGGIAGILSVSYLSGSSTGAGEFLLPVIVIALLGTVFSRRLVPTITGTLLSALFVGFLVNGFQLLNLSSTLVSGIQGVLILIVVSATTLLRKQETRT